The DNA window CCTCCTGAGGGTCCGGCCGGAGTGTTGGTGCCTATCATGCGAGCTTTCGAAATCTTGTCAAGACTTTCTTTTCGATCGGTGCCAGGCGGCGGAATCGAAAGCGTTGACAAGATCGGCCGTGGCCTGCGACCGTTCGTCGCGTGCCCTCCGCCAAGGAAATAGACCTGCTCGTCGTCGGCGACGCCAACCCGGACGTGATCGTCTCCGGCGCGCCCGAACACCCCTCGTTCGGTCATGAGGAGCTCGTGGACGGCGGCGAGCTGGTGCTCGGTGGCTCCGGTGCGATCACGGCCTGCGGGGCCGCCCGCCTCGGGCTGCGTACGGCGTTCGTCGGCCGGGTCGGCAACGACGAGGCCGGCCGGTTCGTGCTCGACGCGCTCCGCCGGCGCGACGTCGACGTCTCGGCATGTGTGGTCGACTCCGAGGCTCCGACCGCGCTGACGGTCGTGCTGGTCCACGGCAAGCGGCACGCGATGCTGACGTCGCGCGGTGCGCTGGAGCGGGTCGAGGCCGCCGACGTCCCGGAGTCGTTGCTGGCGCGTACGTCGCACGTGCACTCCTCGGCGCTGTTCCTGCACCCGACGCTGCAGAAGACGCTGCCGTCGCTGTTCGCCGCTGCCCACGAGGTCGGTGCCACGACGTCGGTCGACACGAACGACGATCCGTCCGGGACCTGGTCCGGGCTGGACGCGGTGCTCCCGACGACAGACGTGCTGTTGGTGAACGAGAGCGAGGCGCGCGGCCTTGCGGGCTTGGAAGATCTCGAGGCCGCGGCCCGCGCGCTGGCGGCGCTGGGCCCGATGCCAGTGGTCAAGTGCGGTGTCGACGGCGGGCTCGCGTACTCCGACGGTGGCTCGGTGGTGCGCGCGCCGGCCGCTCCCGCAGAGGTCGTCGACACCGTGGGGGCGGGCGACACGTTCAACGCGGGCTTCCTGGCCGCGCGGCTGCGCGGGTTGCCGCTGGCGGAGAGCCTGGCGGTCGCCGTGCGCTGCGGCACATTGTCGACCCGAGCGGCAGGCGGCACGGCGGCGCAGCCGACCTGGGAGGAGGCGACGTCATGAGGCCGAAGATCGCGTTCATCGGCGCGGGCAGCGTCGTGTTCACCCAAGGGCTGTTGGCGGATCTGTACGCGTATCCCGAGCTCAAGGACGCACGCATCGCCCTGCACGACATCGATCCGGAGCGGCTGCGGGTGGCCGAGGCCGTCGCGCATCGGGTCGCCGCGGCCCGTGGGGTCGACGCGTCCGTCGTGGCGACGTTGGGCCGGCGCGAGGCGCTGGCCGGCGCCGACTTCGTGATCAACACCGTGCAGGTCGGCGGGTACGCGGCGACCGCCGCCGACTTCGAGATCCCCGCGCGGTACGGGCTACGGCAGACGATCGCTGACACGATAGGCGTGGGCGGCATCTTCAGGGCGCTACGAACGTTCCCCATTCTCGACGCGCTCGCCGCCGACGTCCGCGCCGAGTGCCCGGACGCGCTGGTGCTCAACTACACCAACCCGATGGCGATGAACGTCTGGTATCTCACCGGCAAGGTGCGCAACCTCGTCGGCCTCTGCCACTCGGTGTACTGGACGATGCAGGGGCTGTCGGACCTGGTGTCGGTGCCGTACGAGTCCGTCTCCTACCTCGCGGCCGGGGTGAACCACCAGGCGTGGGTGCTGCGGTTCGAGGCGGCCGGGGAGAACCTCTACGACCGGCTCGACGCGCTGATCGCGGCCGATCCGGAGCTGCGCCGGCGGGTGCGGATCGAGCTCTACCGGCGGCTCGGCCACTACCCGACCGAGACCAGCGAGCACTCCGCGGAGTACCTGCCGTGGATGCTGCGCCACGACGACGAGATCGCCCGGCTGCGGATCCCGGTCGACGCCTACCTGGGGATCAGCCGGGAGAACGTCCGCGAGTTCGAGCGGACCCGCGACGCCGTCCGCGCCGGGACGGACGTCGCGGTGGAGGGCTCGAACGAGTATGCGCCGCAGATCATCCACAGCATGGTGACCGGGACGCCGCGGCTGGTGTACGGCAATGTGCGCAACTACGGGCTGATCGCCAACCTGCCGAGCGACGCCGTCGTGGAAGTCCCGTGCACGGTGTCGTCCGCCGGTGTGTCACCGCTGCCGGTGGGGGCGTTGCCGCCGCAGTGCGCGGCGCTGAACCGTACGTACGTGAGCGTCAACGAGCTGACTGTCCGCGCCGCCGTGGAGGGGCGACCCGAGCACGTACGGCACGCGATGATGGTCGACCCCAACACCTCGGCCGCGCTGTCCCTGGACCAGATCTGGCGGCTCGCGGACGAGCTCACGCTCGCCCACGGCCCACTGCTCCCCGAGCCCTTGCGCGTGACGCTCGCCTAGCGCCGCACTGTCCACACCCGTCCCCGACTTCACCCACCCAATCGGGGTTCTACAACGTGGCAACAGCGTGCCAAGCCCCGCTTCGGTGGGTGAAGTCGCAAGCAGCTGTGGACGGTGACGGCGGACGGTGTGAAGCAGTGGCGGTCAGCGGCTGACCTTGTACCTGAGGTGGGTGGCGCGGCGGCCGCGGACGACCTCCGGGTCCTCGAGGAGCAGGTGGCCCTGGTCGACCTTGCCGAAGTACGAGATGCCCTCGCCGAACAGCACCGGGACGAGGCTCACGTACACCTCGTCGACCAGACCGAGCGCGAGCGCCTGCTGGATGATGCTCGCGCTGGCGATCGAGATGTGCCGGTCGCCGGCGATCTCCTGGGCCTTGGCGACTCCGGCCTCGACGCTGTCCACGAACGTCGTCGTCGGCCACTTCGTCGCGGCGTCCGCCGGCGGCTGATGCGTCACGACCACCACCGGGGCGTTGACGGGGTGCTTGTCGCCCCAGCCGTCGGCGATGTCGAACAGCCGCCGACCGGCGATGAGCGCTCCGGTGTTGCTGGTCCACTCACGCAGCACCTCGGCGCTGTCGTCGTCGACGCGCATCTCGACGGTCTCGTTCTGGTTCTCGATGTCGACCTCGCCCGCCTGGTACCAGTCGAAGAGCTCGCCCGGGTCGTCCTTCGGATCCGCGATGAACCCGTCCAGAGACATCGTCATGTGGGTGAAGACCTTGCCCATTCTGGGCCTCCCAAGTCGGTTTCGGTGTCGCTACGCACGCTACGGAGGGCAACTGGCGCGGGCATCAGCATTCTTATCAGTACTTCGCAGGCTTTCCTGCGTAGGCTGCTCCCACACCTGATGGGATGGGAGTGTGTGGTGGCCGAAACGGTGCCCGAGCTGAGGGCCGAGCTGGCCGCGCTGGACGACCCGCGGGCACGCGAGGTGAACGAGAAGCGCGGCGACGACCACGGCGTGAACCTCGGCAAGCTGCGCGCGGTCGCCAAGCGGCTGAAGACGCAGCAGGACCTCGCGCGGGAGCTCTGGGCGACCTCGGACACCGCCGCCCGCCTGCTGGCGCTGCTGATCTGCCGGCCGAAGGCGTTCTCCCGCGACGAGCTGGACGGCATGCTGCGCGACGCGCGGACGCCGAAGGTGCACGACTGGCTGGTCAACTACGTGGTGAAGAAGGGCCCGTACGCCGAGGAGCTGCGGGTCACCTGGTTCGCCGACCTGGACCCGGTGGTGGCGAGTGCCGGTTGGGCGCTGACCACCGAACGGGTGCTGAAGAAGCCCGAGGGCCTCGACCTGGTGGGGCTGCTCGACCTGATCGAGGCGGAGATGAAGGACGCCCCGGAACGCCTGCAGTGGGCGATGAACCACTGCCTGGCGCAGATCGGGATCGACTTCCCCGAGCACCGCGCCCGCGCGATCGACATCGGCGAGCGCCTCGAGGTGCTGAAGGACTATCCGACTCCCCCGGGCTGTACCTCGCCGTTCGCGCCGATCTGGATCCACGAACTCGTACGCCGGCAGACCGCCTAGCCCTAGCTGGCGATCTCGATCTTCAGGCCGCGGTCGCGCAGGTCGGCGACGATCGCGGGATCGGCCGACTCGCCGGTGATCAGCAGGTCGACGTCGGTGAGCGCGCAGATCGGGGCCATCTCGATCACGCCGAGCTTGGACGAGTCCGCGACCACGATGCGTCGGGTGGCGGCGCGGACCATGCGCTGCTTCATCTCCGCGTCCGGCAGGTTGAGATTCGTCATGCCGGCTTCGGGATGGATGCCGCCGCAGCCGAAGATCACCGTGTTGGCGCGGATGTTCTCCAGGATCTTCGTGCCGAGCGGATCCACCAACGAGTGTTGCTGCCGGCGCAGGCTGCCGCCGGTCACGACGACGTTGAAGCGAGGCAGCGCGGGCTCGAGCTCGAGCGCCGTACGCAGCCCGTTCGTGAACACCGTGACCTCGGCGAGGTCGGCGCGGGCGACCAACTCCCTTGCCACGTAGGCCGTTGTGGTGCCGGCGCCCATCAGGACGCTCTCGCCCGACCCGATCAACCGCGCCGCGGCCCGCGCGATCAACGCCTTCTCGACCGCCATCTCACCGAGCGACAGCTCGAAGGACGGCTCGGTCCCCAACGCGGGTGTCGCGGCGACCGCGCCGCCACGTACGCGACGGACTTTCCCCTGCTCCTCAAGGGCATCCAGGTCGGCACGGGCGGTCACGCTGGAGACGCCGAACGCCTCGGCCAGCTCGGCGACGCGGGCGAACTCCTGCTCCTGCAGCATGCCGAGCATCCGCTCGCGCCGCACCTCGGTCGGCATCGACTCGGTCATCGCACTGTCCCGATCGCGGCGGGCAGCAACGAGCCGTGGGCCGCGATCAGCTCGTCGCAGAGCCGTTCGATCGCCGGCAACGGCAACGTGGCAGCGGTGTTCGGGTCGAGCATCGCGGCATGGTAGATGTGCCGCCGGTCCTCGTCGAGGACGGCGCGCACGGTCAGCTCGACCACGTTGAGGAACGTACGGTTCAACGCCGCCAGCTGGATCGGCAGCTCGCCGACAGCCTGCGGGTGCACACCGGTCGCGTCGACAGTCGCGGGCACCTCAACACAGCTGCCCGCTTGGAGATTGTCGATCAGGCCGCCGTTGCGGACGTTCACGTACACCTGCTTGGGCTGCCCGGTGAGCATCGCGAGGATCGCCGCGGCGGCGGGCTCCTGGTGCTGGTAGCGGATCAGCAGCGGCTTGCCCGCCGACAGCGCGCGGCGCGTCTCCTCGTACTGGTGCAGGCTCTTGCCGGCGCGCCGGAGGTACTCCTCGACCGGCACGCCGAGGCGCGTGGTCTCGCCGGGATGCCGCAGGAACCAGGGAACGTACTCCGCCGCGTGTTCGCTCGACTGGGTCGGGAAGTAGCCGAACCTCCGGTAGAGCTCGACCCGAACGTGCCGCGCCAGCTCCTCGTCGGCCTCGACGGCATTGTCCAACTCGCGGTACAGATCCGTCCCGCCCGCTTCGAACCTGAGCACGAACGACTGGTGGTTGAGGCCCGCGCTGAGGAAGTCGACGTCGTCCACGTCCCGGCCGACCAGATCGGCGAGGTAGATGTGGGTGTCGCAGACCGCGTGGCAGACGCCGACGAAGCGGCCGAAGGCGGTGGCCTCCTCGACGGCCCAGCCGGTCATCGCCATCGGGTCGCTGCAGCTGAGCAGCCAGGCGTCCGGGCAGAGCTCGGCCATCTGCTGGCCGAGGTCGACGAAGGCGGGGATCGTACGCAGGCCGCGGAAGATGCCGCCGATGCCGATCGTGTCGCCGATGGTCTGGCGGAGCCCGTACCGATGCGGGATCTCGAAGTCCTTGAGCGTGGCCTCGAACCCGCCGACGTCGAGATATGCGACCACGAAGTCCGCGCCGTCCAACGCCTTGTGCCGGTCTGCGGTGGCGAGGATCGTCGCCGCGGCGTCGGCCTCGGTGTCCAGGGCACGGACGAGCGACTCGGAGGTCGCGAGCACGCCGGGATCGTCGTCGTGCAGGACGATCTCCAGCTGGCCGCGCAGCTCGGGGTGCAGGAACAGGTCGGACAGGACGCGCCGGGTCAGCTCGACGTGGGCGACACCGACCAACGCGATGCGCGGCATCTCACCTCCCGGAGCCCCGATGGCTGTCTGAGGAGCCTACTTCAGAAGGTGAATCGGTAGCTGACCATCAGGTTGCGCCAGGCCTTGAACTTGTGGCCGACCTGGTAGAGCCTCCGGATTCCGGGCGAGTGGATGAGCGGCCAGAACGTCGAGAACGGCGAGGTTTCTTGGAGCCGCAGGCGGTTGTTCCCGCTTTCGATCTCGTGTCCGTCGCGGAAGCTGAACACGAAGACCTTGATGAAGCGCGTCATCCACTGCGCCAGCGAGTCGAAGAGCAGCTCGCCGGTTCCGAAGTGGTCGCTGAGGCGTTGCAGGAGCTTGCGGACGTCGTCGGTCTGCAGGTACGGGAACAGGCCCTCGGCGATGATCAGGGTGGGGCGGTCGTTCGGGATGGCTCTCAGCCAGTCGTCATCGGTGACCGACGCGGCGATCATCCAGTGGCCGTCGCGCTCTTCGAACAGCCTTCTGCGTATGGCGATCACGTCGGGGAGGTCGAGGTCGTACCAGCGGACGTTCTTCGGCTTCTGGAGCCGTAGTGCGCGACTGTCGAGCCCGCAGCCGACCTGCAGCACGGTCGCGTCGGGGTGGCGGTCGAGGAACGCGGTCGTCCAGGTGTCGAGCTGCTTGCCGCGGAGCGCGACGAGGAACTGGTTCGTCTTCGGCCGGAGCCTTCGGGCGAGCGCGGGCTCGTCGTACTCGATCCGCTCCAGTGCCTCGGCGGCATAGTGGTCGCGGAGGATCGAGTGGGGCGAGCGGCTCTCGTACGCGCGGAGGTAGAGCGTGCCGAGCAACGTCCACATCACGTCGTCGCTGAGCAGGGTCGAGACGTCCAGCTTGCCGGTGGTCACGTGCCCTATCGTACGCTTCGTTCAGAACGTACTGAACGTTGTGTCACTCCTCGGCCAGCGCGTCCAGGGTCCGGCCGAGCTCGGCACGCGAACGGATCCCGAGCTTCCCGTAGATGCGACCAATGTGAGCCTCGACCGTGCGCGGGCTGATGAACAGTTCGCTCGCGACCTGGCGGTTGGTGAGCCCGGTGGCGGCGAGCTCGGCGACGCGGCGTTCGGTCTCGGTCAGTAGGCCCGGCTTGACGGAACGGAGTCCGACCCGGCTGAGCTCGTCACGGGCTCGTTCGGTCCAGGACCGCGCGCCGAGCGCGGTGAAGATCAGGTCGGCCTCGGTGAGCGCGGACTGGGCGAGCTTCTTCTGCCGTTGCCTGCGCTCGAGCTGCCCCAACGCCAGCCACGTACGGCCCGTCTCGAACGGGACGGCGACGCGCCCGTGCTGGCGGAGCGCCTCGTGGAACGCCTCCCTCGCGCCGTCGATGTCGTCTTCCGCGGCGAGCAGCAGCCCGCGACCGCGCGCCGCTCGTGCCCGGCTGGTCGGAACGTCGAGCCGGGTCGAGATCTCTTCGTGCTCGTCGAGAAGCTCGCGCGCCCTGTCTCGTTCGCCCAAGCCCACCAGGACCTCCGCTGCGTCAACTACTTCTTGACGGGAGGCGGGATGGCGCAACCTCATCTTGACACTCAGCTCCACGGCTTCCTCGAGCTTCGGGCGTGCCGCCCGAAGGTCGCCGACGGTCAGCTCGATGAAGCCCTGCAGCCACAGGGCGCGCCGGCGTTCCCACAGGTCGGACGCCAACGCGAGGCTCTCGTCGACCTCGGCCCGGGCGGCGTCGATGTCGCCGAGCCCCGCGTCCAGCATGCCGAGCAGGTAGATCGCCGCACCGCGCTGCGACGCCTGCCCACTGGCGCCGGCCGTTTCGATCGACTCCAACGCGAGCTCGCGGGCCCGGTGCCAGTCGCCCGATCTCCAGTCCAGTCTGGCCAAATGGCCGAGGAGGAAGGACACGCTGCTGTCGTCGCCTTCGTCGACAGCGGCTTGGTACGCCTCGGTCAACGCGCGGCGGGCGTCGTCGAGCTCGTCGAGCGTGGTCAGCCAGGCGCCGAGGCCGGTGATCGCGCGCTTGGACACGCGGAACGGGGCGGCGCCTTCCTCGACTCGGACGGCTTCCTCGGCGCGCTCCCGGTCGTACGGCAGCCCCAGTGAGACCCTGAGCTCGACGTATGCCTGGAGGGCGCTGCTGCTCGTCTGCGGATCGTTGGTCGGTAGCCGCTCCAGAAGCGCGATCGCCTTCTCCGCGTGGGCCAAGGCCGCTTCGAGATCCTCGTACTCCTCGCTAGCCGCGAGGACGTGCGCCCTGGCCGCGAGGTGGAGGTCGTCCGCCGCGAGGACGAGGGCCTCGGTCCGGAGCGCGGCCGCACCGTCGGCGTTGCCGTTGTCGAACTCGATCTCGGCGAGCAGCAGAGCGGCTTCGCCTTGCGTGGAAGGGTGTCCCGCTTCGGCGCGGACCTGCTGGGCGAGGCGGGCCGCGCCGGGCGTGTCGCCGTCGCGGAACCGATGCCTCGCGAGCGCCAATTGGCGGCGTAACCGGTCGGCGGTGTCGGCCGGCGGGGTGCGGTGGACGGCGAGCTCGAACAGTTCGGTCGCCGCGGCGGCGGCGCCGCGCCGTACCGCCCCCTCGGCCGCCTGCTCGAGGGCCCGGGCGACGTCGGCGTCGGGCTCGCCGATGGCCAGGGCGAGGTGCCGGGCGCGGTCCTCGGCGACGGTCGCGGCTTCCGCGAGGGTCCGGTGGGCGTGGCGTCGTTGGGTCGCGGTCGCGTCGCCGTACAGCGTCGAGGCCATCAGCGGGTGCGTGAACGTGACGCGTCCGCCGTCGAGCTCGATCAGTCCGGCTTCTTCGGCTCGTTCGATGGCAGCCGTGCCTCCGGGCTGGCCGCGAAGCAACGCTTCGGTGGGCTTGGCGGAAGCCGCCGCGAGCAGGACGACGGCGCGTTCGTCCGGAGCGAGTGCCGCGATGCGATCGGCGAGCAGGTCGCGCAACCTGCCCGCCACGGGCAGCGGCTCGCCCGGCTTGGGATCGATGCCGCCGCGGTCGAGTGCGCGGACGATCTCCAACGCGTACAGGGGATTCCCGCCGGACGCCCGTTCGACGCGAACGAGCATGGGACGAGGCAGCGTGCGGCCGAGGGCGTTCTGGGTCAGCCGCTGCAACTCGCGCAGGTTGACCGGGCCGAGCGTTTGCCGTTCCACCGTGGGGAAGGCGGTGTCGAGGCCGAGCGGCAGCTCCGCGGGCGCCGGCGTTCGCCTGGCGAGGAGGATGCGGATCGGGAGGGTGTCGACGCGGCGGATCGCGAATGTCAGCACGCGTTCGGTCGAGCTGTCCAGCCAGGGGACGTCGTCGATCGCGATCAGGACGGAGGCTCGTTCGGCCAGCAGCTTCAGCGCCGTGAGGGTCGCGGCCGAGACCGCGCGCGGGTCGATCCGCGCCTGCTCGTCGTCGCCTCGGAGCAGTGCGGTCGCGAGAGCTTGGCGTTGGGGCGGTGGCAGCGCGGCGAGGACGTCGTCGGCCACGTCGGCGAGGAGGTCCGCGAGACCGGCGAACGCCAGTGGTGCTTCGGCCTCGACGGGACGGCAACGGAGGACGGTCGTGCCGCGTTCCCTCGCTGTCGCGACGGCCGCCCGCCACAGGGAGGTCTTGCCGATGCCGGCCTCGCCGTCGACGACCAAGGCGGCCGGCCCGTCGTCCGTGGCGAAGAAGGACGTGAGGCGGTCGAGCTCGGCCTCCCGCCCGATCAGCTCGTCCACGGGCCCAAATGTAGGTGATCGCCCGATGTCGCGGGCCCAGGTTTTTCCTACCGTCCTAGGTATGGACGTGTATCTCGTCGAGCGCTACGCGACCGGCCTGACGCCCGCCTCGCTGCGGGCCGCCGGCTCGCGGGTGGCAGCCGCATGCTCCGGTACGTACCTCGGCTCGGTTCTGGTACGAGGCGACGAGGGCGCGCTCTGCCTCTTCCGCGCACCATCGCTCACGGCCGTCGAGCAGGCGGCTCGGCAGGAGGGGACGCTGTACGAACGCGTGGTGGCGGTCGAGCTGGTCGGGTTCGCCTAGGCCGTCAGCGTGGCGTAAGCCACCACGCCGCGGCGCATGGCTTCGACGACGCCGCGGGCGGTCTTGCGCAGGTCGCTGTCCCCTGCCGCATCCGCCACCTGGTCGGCGAGGTCGAGGATCTGCTTCACCCACCGGACGAAGTCCCCCGCCGCCAGCCCGCACTCCGTCAGCACGTCGGCCAGCTGAGCACCCGAGGCCCAGCGGAACGCGGCCCAGGCGAAGCCGAGGTCGGGCTCGCGCAGGAAGTCCAGGTGGAAGTCCCGCTCCAGCTGGTCCAGATCTCCCCACGTCGACACCAACGACCCGAGCGCCTCCCGTGCCGCACCGGCCGGCAGTCGCGGCGGGGCGGCGTCGTCGGGGGTGCGGGACTCGTACGCCAACGCCGACAGGTTCGCGGCCAGCTCGGGCACGGTCAGCTTGTCCCACGTTCCCTGCCGCAGGCACTCGGCCGCGACCAGGTCCAGCTCGGTGTAGATCCGCGCCAGCCGGTCCCCCGCCGGCGTCGTCCGGTCGCCGTCGAGGTAGCCCAGCTCGTCCAGCACCTCGCACACGCGGTCGAACTGCCGCGCGATCGTGTTCGTCCGCTGCTCGACCCGCCGCTGCACGGCCTGCGTCTCGCGTTCGAGCCGGAGGTAGCGCTCCGCCCAGCGGGCGTGGTCCTCGCGCTCGTCGCAACCATGGCAGGGATGCGCGCGCATCGACGCGCGCAGGTCCTGCAGCGTCTCGTCGTCGGCGGCGTTGCTGCCCCGCCGATAACGGCTCGGCGGAGAGTCAGGCGCCTTGTGGCGCAGGGAGTTCGCGAGATCGCGCCGCTGCTGTGCGTTGCGCGGATTGAACGAACGTGGCACCCGCATGCGCGTCAACGACTCCACCGGCGTCGGGAAGTCGACCATCGACAGCTTGCGCACCTGCCGGTCGGCGGTCAGCACCGTCGGCCGCGGCTCGTCGCCGCTGCGGAAGCCGTGTCCCGGGTCGAGAACGAGCGCCAGCCCGGCACGCTTGCCCGCCGGTACGTGGATGACGTCGCCGGCACGCAGCTTGGCGAGCGACTCCACCACCTGCGCGCGCCGGTCGGTGCGCTGCCGCCGCGCGAGCCCGGTCTCGCGGTCCTTGATCGCGCGCCGGATGTTCGCGTACTCCATGAAGTCGCCGAGGTGGCAGGTCGCCGCCTCCGCGTACCCCTCCAGCGCCTCCTCGCTGCGCCGCACCTGCCGCGCGAGGCTCACGACGGCTCGGTCGGCCTGGAACTGCGCGAACGACGACTCCAGCAGCTCGCGCGCCCGGTCGCGGCCGAACTGGCGCACGAGGTTGACCGCCATGTTGTACGAGGGCCGGAAGCTCGAGCGGAGCGGGTACGTACGCGTCGACGCCATGCCGGCGACCGATGCAGGCTCGAGACCCGGCTGCCACAGCACGACGCCATGACCCTCGACGTCGATGCCGCGCCGCCCGGCCCGCCCGGTCAGCTGGGTGTACTCCCCCGGCGTCACGTCGGCGTGCGCCTGGCCGTTCCACTTCACCAGCTTCTCGAGCACGACCGAACGCGCCGGCATGTTGATGCCGAGGGCCAGCGTCTCGGTCGCGAAGACGATCTTCACCAGGCCGCGGGCGAACAGGTACTCGACGACCTCCTTGAACGTCGGCAGCAGGCCGGCGTGGTGGCTGGCGAGTCCGCGTTCGAGGCCTTCGAGCCACTCGTGGTAGCCGAGGATCGCGAGGTCTTCGTCGGGCAGCTCGGCGGTGCGTTCCTCCGCGTACGCGCGGATCTCGGCCGCCTCGTCCGGCGTGGTGAGGCGGATCCCGGAGTACAGGCACTGCATCACGGCGGACTCGCAGCCCTGCCGGCTGAAGATGAACTGGATCGCCGGCAGCAAGGCCTCGGCTTCGAGCTTCTCCGCGACCTGCGAACGGTTCGGTGTGAACGCGACCCGCTGGGATCGGTTGTGGTTGCGCTGCCCGCGCCGGCCACCGCGCTCATGGCCGCGGCCGTGTCGCCAGTCGTCACGGGCGATTCGCGTCAACTCCGGGTTGACGCGGGCCTCGAGGTCGGGGTTGCCGGTGTCGGCGAACAGGTCGTACATCCGCTTGCCGACCATCACGTGCTGGAACAGCGGAACGGGCCGGCGCTCCTCGACGATCACCTCGGTGTCGCCGCGTACGGTCTCCAACCACTCGCCGAACTCCTCGGCATTGGACACCGTCGCCGAGAGGCTGACGAGCTGGACCGACTCGGGGAGGTGGATGATCACCTCCTCCCAGGCGGCGCCGCGGAACGGGTCGGCGAGGTAGTGCACCTCGTCCATGACCACGTAGCCGAGGCCGGTGAGCGTGGAGGACCCCGCATACAGCATGTTGCGCAGCACTTCGGTGGTCATGACGACGACCGGGGCTTCGCCGTTGATCGTGTTGTCGCCGGTCAGGAGGCCGACGTTGGTCTGGCCGTACCGCTCGGAGAGCTCGTTGAACTTCTGGTTCGACAGTGCCTTGATCGGCGTCGTGTAGAAGCACTTCCGGCCGGTGTCGAGCGCCTTGTGGACCGCGAACTCGCCGACGACCGTCTTGCCCGAGCCGGTCGGGGCGGCGACGAGCACGCCCTTCCCAGCGTCCAGGGCGCGGCAGGCCGCCTCCTGGAACGGGTCGAGGTCGAAGTCGTAGAGCTGGCGGAACGCCCGCAGTCGCGTTCCGTTATCCCTCGCGACCTGTGCGTACCGCTCCGCCGGAGTGGTCATGCCCCCAGGCTACGTGCTCTCCGCCGGACCTCGCTTCGCGCGGCACCTGACGGGCGCCCAACGCGACCAGCGCGAGGGCGCCGAGCCACGCCGGGATCGACTCCTCGACGGCAAGCTCCATGACCGCCGCACCCGCGGCGAGCGTGCCGACGACCACGAGCAACGGGTGGGGAGCCGGCTTCTCGACCGGTGCGGAAGGCATGCGGCGGAGCGCGAACGCCGCGACGACGAGGAGCACGATCGCGACGACGACACCGGCGAACTGCGGGACCGAGGCACGGAACGGGTCACTGGCGAGCTGCATCGCGGTGGTGATCACGACGCCGGCGGCGAACAGTACGGCAGTGACCGTCAGACCGACCTTCCCCAGCCAGGGCTGGGTACGTCGTTCCGGCCCGACGAGCAGTTCGACGACCAGGATCGGAACGCTGATGCTCCAGACCGTGTGGAGCGTGAGGACGAAGACCGTCCACGGGATCCCCATGCCCAGCACGTCCACGTGCCCGTAGGACAGCAGGTCGTGGCCGTAGTAGTGCGGGTTGAACAACGTCTGGGTCGTGATGCCTTCCTCAAGGACGCCGTACGCGAGCGCGAGCAGCACGATCGACGGCCAGCGCAGCCCGGCGCGATGGGCGACCTCGCGGACCAGGAGCGCGCCACCCCCGTACAGCAGGGAGAGGACGACGAGGCCCACGAGCATCGTGACGGAGAGGTTGCCGAGCAAGAACTCGGCCACCAATGGCGACAGGAAGAACAGACCGACAGCGGGAGCGATTCGTCTGAGCATGCACCCAGCGTCGTCCCGGTGGTCGATCAGCCAGGATGCCGTTCGTCGGGACCCGGGCGTGACATCCGTCAGGGCTCCGTCAGGGCTTGGGTGGCAGGAAGATCTGCAGCGCCTCGGGCACGCACTCGACCGTCAGCGGCAGCGGCGCGAGCTTCTCGCCGTCGGCGTACCCGGACGTCTCCGGCGCGGCCACGTTGACGAGCTTCGCCTTCCGGCGGGTGATCGCGGGGTGCGAGAACGAGCGGCCGGTGAACAGCTTCGGGTAGAGCCGAGCGAGATCGAGCCGGCTCACCTGACCGATCACCGTGA is part of the Tenggerimyces flavus genome and encodes:
- a CDS encoding family 4 glycosyl hydrolase, with the protein product MPRIALVGVAHVELTRRVLSDLFLHPELRGQLEIVLHDDDPGVLATSESLVRALDTEADAAATILATADRHKALDGADFVVAYLDVGGFEATLKDFEIPHRYGLRQTIGDTIGIGGIFRGLRTIPAFVDLGQQMAELCPDAWLLSCSDPMAMTGWAVEEATAFGRFVGVCHAVCDTHIYLADLVGRDVDDVDFLSAGLNHQSFVLRFEAGGTDLYRELDNAVEADEELARHVRVELYRRFGYFPTQSSEHAAEYVPWFLRHPGETTRLGVPVEEYLRRAGKSLHQYEETRRALSAGKPLLIRYQHQEPAAAAILAMLTGQPKQVYVNVRNGGLIDNLQAGSCVEVPATVDATGVHPQAVGELPIQLAALNRTFLNVVELTVRAVLDEDRRHIYHAAMLDPNTAATLPLPAIERLCDELIAAHGSLLPAAIGTVR
- a CDS encoding carbohydrate kinase family protein, which codes for MPSAKEIDLLVVGDANPDVIVSGAPEHPSFGHEELVDGGELVLGGSGAITACGAARLGLRTAFVGRVGNDEAGRFVLDALRRRDVDVSACVVDSEAPTALTVVLVHGKRHAMLTSRGALERVEAADVPESLLARTSHVHSSALFLHPTLQKTLPSLFAAAHEVGATTSVDTNDDPSGTWSGLDAVLPTTDVLLVNESEARGLAGLEDLEAAARALAALGPMPVVKCGVDGGLAYSDGGSVVRAPAAPAEVVDTVGAGDTFNAGFLAARLRGLPLAESLAVAVRCGTLSTRAAGGTAAQPTWEEATS
- a CDS encoding alpha-glucosidase/alpha-galactosidase; translated protein: MRPKIAFIGAGSVVFTQGLLADLYAYPELKDARIALHDIDPERLRVAEAVAHRVAAARGVDASVVATLGRREALAGADFVINTVQVGGYAATAADFEIPARYGLRQTIADTIGVGGIFRALRTFPILDALAADVRAECPDALVLNYTNPMAMNVWYLTGKVRNLVGLCHSVYWTMQGLSDLVSVPYESVSYLAAGVNHQAWVLRFEAAGENLYDRLDALIAADPELRRRVRIELYRRLGHYPTETSEHSAEYLPWMLRHDDEIARLRIPVDAYLGISRENVREFERTRDAVRAGTDVAVEGSNEYAPQIIHSMVTGTPRLVYGNVRNYGLIANLPSDAVVEVPCTVSSAGVSPLPVGALPPQCAALNRTYVSVNELTVRAAVEGRPEHVRHAMMVDPNTSAALSLDQIWRLADELTLAHGPLLPEPLRVTLA
- a CDS encoding DeoR/GlpR family DNA-binding transcription regulator, with the translated sequence MTESMPTEVRRERMLGMLQEQEFARVAELAEAFGVSSVTARADLDALEEQGKVRRVRGGAVAATPALGTEPSFELSLGEMAVEKALIARAAARLIGSGESVLMGAGTTTAYVARELVARADLAEVTVFTNGLRTALELEPALPRFNVVVTGGSLRRQQHSLVDPLGTKILENIRANTVIFGCGGIHPEAGMTNLNLPDAEMKQRMVRAATRRIVVADSSKLGVIEMAPICALTDVDLLITGESADPAIVADLRDRGLKIEIAS
- a CDS encoding DNA alkylation repair protein, which translates into the protein MAETVPELRAELAALDDPRAREVNEKRGDDHGVNLGKLRAVAKRLKTQQDLARELWATSDTAARLLALLICRPKAFSRDELDGMLRDARTPKVHDWLVNYVVKKGPYAEELRVTWFADLDPVVASAGWALTTERVLKKPEGLDLVGLLDLIEAEMKDAPERLQWAMNHCLAQIGIDFPEHRARAIDIGERLEVLKDYPTPPGCTSPFAPIWIHELVRRQTA
- a CDS encoding dihydrofolate reductase family protein; the encoded protein is MGKVFTHMTMSLDGFIADPKDDPGELFDWYQAGEVDIENQNETVEMRVDDDSAEVLREWTSNTGALIAGRRLFDIADGWGDKHPVNAPVVVVTHQPPADAATKWPTTTFVDSVEAGVAKAQEIAGDRHISIASASIIQQALALGLVDEVYVSLVPVLFGEGISYFGKVDQGHLLLEDPEVVRGRRATHLRYKVSR